A single genomic interval of Acidobacteriota bacterium harbors:
- a CDS encoding glycosyltransferase family 2 protein codes for MSRLSVVVITKDEESNLGRCLASVAWADEIVVVDNQSTDDTREIAADFGARVFCREWRGFGPAKQEGAGHATGDWILSLDADEEVTVPLADEIRRAIGDHGGTVGYLIPRRTEFLGRWIYHCGWYPDPVLRLFRKDSGSFNDAVVHERVELEGPVGRLKCELLHYSYPSLEKYFDKFNSYTSLAAEEAYKNGRKALLLDLAVRPISAFVKHYFIKLGFLDGVEGFLVSLLSSGYVLVKYAKLRDLTRKRRTAQR; via the coding sequence ATGAGCAGGCTGTCGGTGGTGGTGATAACGAAGGACGAGGAGAGCAACCTTGGCCGCTGCCTGGCCTCGGTGGCATGGGCTGACGAGATTGTCGTCGTTGACAACCAGTCGACCGACGATACCCGGGAGATTGCCGCCGATTTCGGCGCCAGGGTGTTCTGCCGGGAGTGGCGCGGTTTTGGTCCAGCCAAGCAGGAGGGTGCCGGCCACGCCACCGGCGACTGGATCCTCTCGCTGGACGCCGACGAGGAAGTGACGGTGCCGCTCGCTGACGAGATTCGGCGTGCCATTGGCGACCACGGCGGGACGGTCGGCTACCTGATCCCGCGGCGAACCGAGTTTCTCGGCCGCTGGATTTACCACTGCGGCTGGTATCCGGATCCCGTCCTGCGTTTATTTCGCAAGGACAGCGGTTCGTTCAACGATGCGGTCGTTCATGAACGGGTTGAGTTGGAAGGTCCGGTCGGCCGTTTGAAATGCGAGCTTCTTCATTACAGCTACCCGTCGCTGGAGAAGTATTTCGACAAGTTCAATAGCTACACGAGCCTGGCAGCCGAGGAAGCTTACAAAAACGGCCGGAAGGCTCTGCTTCTCGATCTTGCGGTCAGGCCGATCAGCGCTTTTGTAAAGCACTATTTCATCAAACTCGGGTTTCTCGACGGAGTAGAAGGGTTTCTTGTTTCGCTGCTGTCGTCAGGATACGTGCTGGTGAAGTATGCGAAACTGCGGGACCTTACTCGCAAGAGAAGGACCGCTCAAAGGTAA
- a CDS encoding glycosyltransferase family 9 protein has translation MARELDIQPGDRILVSRTDRLGDLILALPFVETLKLRYPECRIDVLASLYASPILENNPRIDGIARVQNDQLIISRNYKKELLRKIRRAGYKAVVVLYPERRVSHLLYKAEVPNRIGTAGRLHSFLFNHHLYHSRKANRKHELEYNLDFLKFFRDGSTVITPVVHPKDKEIHNARRILREHGVSGDFAVIHPGSGGSAHAWSAENFLRVCPLLEKAGLQVIVSGTEEEGRRYEELAGELDIRLRMITGRTELRTLAAVLAQARVVIANSTGPLHLAAAVGTRVVGLYPLQKVMSPRRWGPRGAGHRVIQPASPDCQCPPGNCTCMTTISIERVAAEALAAIGEM, from the coding sequence ATGGCCAGGGAGCTCGACATACAGCCCGGCGACCGCATTCTGGTCAGCCGCACGGACAGGCTCGGTGATCTGATCCTGGCGCTGCCGTTCGTGGAAACGCTCAAGCTGCGGTACCCGGAATGCCGGATCGACGTACTGGCGTCGCTTTACGCGTCGCCCATTCTCGAGAACAACCCGCGCATTGACGGTATAGCGCGCGTCCAAAACGATCAGCTCATCATAAGCCGCAACTACAAGAAGGAGCTGCTGAGGAAAATCCGGCGGGCCGGTTACAAGGCCGTGGTGGTCCTGTACCCGGAGCGCCGCGTTTCGCACCTGCTGTATAAGGCCGAGGTGCCGAACAGGATCGGTACGGCGGGGCGGCTGCACTCGTTTCTCTTTAACCACCATCTGTACCACTCCCGCAAAGCGAACCGGAAACACGAGTTGGAGTACAACCTGGACTTTCTCAAGTTCTTTCGCGACGGTTCCACGGTCATTACGCCGGTGGTTCACCCCAAGGATAAAGAGATTCACAACGCCCGGCGTATACTTCGCGAGCACGGTGTCTCGGGTGATTTTGCCGTTATTCATCCGGGTTCCGGGGGATCGGCTCACGCCTGGTCGGCCGAGAACTTCCTGCGCGTCTGTCCGCTTCTGGAGAAGGCGGGTCTGCAGGTCATAGTCTCCGGTACGGAAGAAGAGGGCCGCCGGTATGAAGAACTGGCCGGCGAGCTTGATATACGGTTACGGATGATCACGGGCCGCACCGAGTTAAGGACGCTGGCCGCCGTTCTGGCGCAGGCCAGGGTTGTGATCGCGAACTCGACGGGTCCGCTGCATCTTGCTGCCGCCGTAGGAACGCGGGTGGTGGGCCTGTACCCGCTCCAGAAAGTCATGTCACCGCGCCGGTGGGGGCCGCGCGGAGCCGGACATCGAGTCATTCAGCCGGCCAGCCCGGACTGCCAGTGCCCGCCGGGAAACTGCACGTGCATGACCACGATTTCCATCGAGCGCGTCGCTGCAGAAGCGCTCGCTGCGATAGGGGAGATGTAG
- a CDS encoding M20/M25/M40 family metallo-hydrolase — translation MKRNTLVLTIVPLLALVLYPAAAFGYTISADSIYKHISVLASDSLEGRETGEPGEFKAAAYIVSVFESADLQPKGDTGSWLQEFEFTDKIEVGERNRLAINEVELILHEEFEPLLQSASTTFQFDDFIFVDYGITLEDSSYDDYAGRDVEGKAVIVKRHAPESEDSSAVDFSACSSLTDKIARALDHKATGVFFYTPEDHDDTMIAIAGGHVTPKDIPVIWLRRKGLEKLGLDLAHPGLVNASGQTELIAVRDTGYNVVACLPSDNDTAVVITAHYDHLGWGGPTSRYLEEPRKIHYGADDNGSGVAALLELARRYSAERSRLKYTYLFVALTGEEKGLLGSGHFVRNMPVDSSTVRMTINMDMIGRLKDQEKGLAIFGTGTCTEFKTFFDSLQVDDIKLALKESGTGPSDHTAFYNMGIPVLYFFTGAHEDYHTPDDVVDKIDLEGIVRVAGLVDRIVTHFDGYDGLLAFQRTKHEDTGRRRGAYSVTLGIMPDFISELRGLGVDGVSADGPGERAGLIKGDVIIKMGALVIDDIYTYMNALGKFRKGDTTTLLVERDNDTLALPVEFK, via the coding sequence ATGAAAAGAAACACCCTCGTCCTGACAATTGTTCCTCTGCTCGCCCTGGTTCTGTACCCGGCAGCGGCATTTGGTTACACCATCAGCGCCGATTCGATTTACAAGCATATCTCCGTTCTGGCCTCCGACTCGCTGGAAGGCCGAGAGACCGGCGAGCCGGGGGAATTCAAGGCGGCCGCCTACATCGTCTCAGTCTTCGAGTCTGCGGACCTGCAGCCGAAGGGAGATACCGGGTCCTGGCTTCAGGAGTTCGAGTTCACCGACAAGATCGAGGTCGGCGAGCGTAACCGCTTGGCAATCAACGAAGTCGAGCTAATACTTCACGAAGAGTTTGAACCCCTGTTGCAGTCGGCAAGCACGACTTTTCAGTTCGACGACTTCATCTTTGTCGATTACGGCATCACTCTGGAGGATTCCAGTTACGACGACTATGCGGGGAGAGACGTCGAAGGCAAAGCTGTCATTGTAAAGCGGCACGCACCCGAATCAGAGGATAGTTCCGCGGTCGACTTCAGCGCCTGTAGTTCGCTGACCGACAAGATTGCCCGGGCCCTGGATCACAAGGCGACAGGAGTGTTTTTCTACACGCCGGAGGATCACGACGACACCATGATCGCAATCGCGGGCGGTCACGTTACGCCCAAGGATATTCCCGTGATCTGGCTTCGTCGGAAAGGGCTGGAGAAACTGGGCCTCGACCTGGCCCACCCCGGATTGGTGAACGCGTCCGGTCAAACGGAGCTGATTGCCGTGCGCGATACCGGATACAACGTCGTGGCCTGCCTGCCTTCGGACAACGACACGGCTGTGGTTATCACCGCTCACTACGATCATCTCGGCTGGGGCGGGCCGACGTCACGCTACCTCGAGGAGCCCAGGAAGATCCATTACGGGGCCGATGACAACGGCTCCGGAGTGGCCGCCCTGCTCGAACTGGCCCGCCGGTACAGCGCCGAGCGGAGCCGGCTTAAATACACGTATCTCTTTGTCGCCCTCACGGGCGAAGAAAAGGGCCTGCTGGGATCAGGTCACTTCGTGAGAAACATGCCGGTCGATTCCTCCACGGTCCGGATGACCATAAACATGGATATGATTGGTCGGCTCAAGGACCAGGAGAAAGGACTGGCCATCTTCGGCACCGGGACCTGCACCGAGTTCAAGACGTTCTTCGATAGTCTGCAGGTGGATGATATCAAGCTCGCCCTTAAAGAATCCGGCACCGGCCCTTCCGATCACACCGCCTTCTACAACATGGGCATCCCGGTTCTGTATTTCTTTACGGGGGCTCACGAGGATTACCATACGCCGGACGACGTGGTGGACAAGATCGACCTGGAGGGCATAGTCCGGGTAGCGGGACTGGTGGACCGCATCGTCACCCATTTCGACGGGTACGACGGTCTTCTGGCGTTTCAACGGACCAAGCACGAGGACACGGGCAGAAGGCGCGGCGCCTACTCAGTCACCCTCGGCATCATGCCGGACTTCATCTCCGAACTTCGCGGCCTGGGTGTGGACGGTGTGTCGGCCGACGGCCCCGGCGAGAGAGCCGGTCTGATAAAAGGCGACGTCATCATCAAAATGGGCGCTCTCGTGATCGACGACATCTACACGTACATGAACGCACTGGGCAAGTTCCGAAAGGGAGACACGACCACTTTGCTGGTCGAGCGCGACAACGATACGCTGGCTCTGCCGGTTGAGTTCAAGTAG
- a CDS encoding bifunctional (p)ppGpp synthetase/guanosine-3',5'-bis(diphosphate) 3'-pyrophosphohydrolase, producing the protein MAQTWEPMNLAQFIIHIESYNSNVDIPLIKKAYEFSDAAHAGQKRSSGEPFIEHCLEVAFILAELHMDSATITAGLLHDVVEDTEYTIENIRREFGDEIAELVDGVTKIGAVQFTSVEEQQVEYFRKMLLSMAKDIRVIIIKLADRMHNMRTLSHLPQEKQRRIAQETTDVYAPLAHRLGINRAKVELEDLSLKHLNPRVYQQLVTLVKERKEEREDYLAEVVGPLKEALAKDGIIASVHGRAKHLDSIYRKIRLRNVPFEEIYDLLAIRVIVNSERECYHAMGIIHSMWKPAPDRFHDYIANPRPNGYRSLHTTVYGPRKKTVEVQIRTHQMHHVAENGIAAHWLYKEGRRGMSKDDQQVAWLRNVLEWQKDMTNPAEFIEYLRMDLYSEDIFVYTPNGRLINLPRGATPLDFAFQVHTEIGLHCAGAKINGRLQPLSTRLRSGDQVEIITNPNRTPSHDWLKLVRTSAARTKIRRWLKQAGFEQSLNLGREIIGRKLKEHRVPMPDDALLQEYAEQLNRKSVPDLFAAIGNGSMGANRLMRLIIPEEEKDTAGFVGRVIERLRRSKGVRVQGLENMMFRFAGCCQPVPGEDIVGFITRGRGVTIHHAECQVAIDLGNSNPERKIAVSWDAGKDQWFIVQLDLVTEDRKAMLRDVTQAIADSNTNVRGAEMKTTDDGTAVGRFVLEVSNLSHLNRIIDKVKKVKGVVSVKRARKREFST; encoded by the coding sequence GTGGCGCAGACGTGGGAGCCGATGAACCTCGCCCAGTTCATAATTCACATCGAGTCGTACAACTCGAACGTCGACATTCCGCTGATAAAGAAGGCCTACGAGTTCTCCGACGCGGCACACGCCGGCCAGAAACGGTCGTCGGGCGAGCCGTTCATCGAGCATTGTCTCGAGGTTGCCTTTATCCTGGCCGAACTGCACATGGACTCGGCCACCATCACCGCCGGTCTGCTGCACGACGTGGTCGAGGACACCGAGTACACGATTGAGAATATACGCCGGGAATTCGGAGACGAGATCGCCGAGCTCGTGGACGGCGTTACGAAGATCGGAGCCGTGCAGTTCACGTCGGTCGAGGAACAGCAGGTCGAGTACTTCCGCAAGATGCTTCTGAGCATGGCCAAGGACATCCGGGTCATCATTATCAAGCTGGCCGACCGTATGCACAACATGCGTACGTTGAGCCACCTGCCACAGGAGAAACAGCGGCGTATCGCCCAGGAGACGACCGACGTCTATGCGCCGCTGGCCCACCGTCTGGGAATCAACCGGGCCAAGGTGGAGCTTGAAGACCTCTCGCTCAAGCACCTGAACCCCAGGGTATATCAGCAACTGGTCACACTGGTCAAGGAACGCAAGGAGGAGCGCGAGGACTACCTGGCCGAGGTCGTCGGCCCGCTCAAGGAAGCCCTGGCCAAGGACGGCATAATCGCCTCCGTTCACGGGCGCGCCAAACACCTGGATTCCATCTACCGCAAGATTCGCCTGCGCAACGTACCCTTTGAAGAGATCTACGATCTGCTGGCCATCCGCGTGATCGTCAACTCCGAGCGCGAGTGCTACCACGCCATGGGGATAATTCACTCCATGTGGAAACCGGCGCCGGATCGCTTTCACGATTACATCGCCAATCCGAGGCCGAACGGCTACCGGTCGCTGCACACCACCGTCTACGGTCCGCGCAAGAAGACCGTGGAGGTCCAGATTCGCACCCATCAGATGCACCACGTTGCCGAGAACGGCATTGCCGCGCACTGGCTGTACAAGGAAGGTCGCCGCGGGATGAGCAAGGATGACCAGCAGGTGGCGTGGCTGCGCAACGTCCTCGAGTGGCAGAAGGACATGACCAACCCGGCCGAGTTTATCGAGTACCTCAGGATGGACCTGTACTCGGAGGACATCTTCGTATATACGCCCAACGGTCGGCTGATCAACCTTCCCCGGGGCGCGACGCCGCTCGATTTCGCCTTTCAGGTGCATACGGAGATCGGCCTGCACTGCGCCGGCGCGAAGATCAACGGCCGGCTGCAGCCCCTCTCGACACGGCTCAGGTCGGGTGATCAGGTGGAGATAATCACCAACCCCAACCGGACGCCCTCCCACGACTGGTTGAAGCTCGTCAGGACGTCGGCCGCGCGCACGAAGATCCGACGCTGGCTGAAGCAGGCCGGGTTTGAGCAGTCACTGAACCTGGGCCGGGAAATCATCGGACGCAAGCTCAAGGAACATCGCGTACCGATGCCCGACGACGCGTTACTCCAGGAATACGCGGAGCAGCTCAACCGCAAGTCCGTACCCGATCTCTTTGCGGCCATCGGTAACGGCTCCATGGGGGCGAACAGGCTCATGCGGCTTATCATTCCGGAGGAAGAGAAGGACACCGCCGGATTCGTCGGCCGGGTGATAGAACGCCTTCGCCGGTCCAAGGGCGTCAGGGTCCAGGGACTGGAAAACATGATGTTCCGCTTTGCCGGTTGCTGTCAGCCCGTCCCCGGGGAGGATATAGTCGGTTTTATCACGAGGGGCCGCGGCGTCACTATCCACCACGCCGAGTGCCAGGTGGCTATCGACCTCGGCAACAGCAACCCCGAACGCAAGATTGCGGTAAGCTGGGACGCCGGCAAGGATCAGTGGTTTATCGTGCAGCTCGACCTGGTGACGGAAGATCGCAAGGCCATGCTCCGGGATGTCACGCAGGCGATCGCGGATTCAAACACCAACGTCAGGGGCGCGGAGATGAAAACCACCGACGACGGGACGGCGGTCGGACGTTTCGTGCTGGAGGTCTCCAACCTGTCACACCTGAACCGCATCATCGACAAGGTGAAGAAGGTAAAGGGGGTCGTCTCCGTCAAGCGGGCGCGCAAACGCGAGTTCTCGACGTAG
- a CDS encoding tetratricopeptide repeat protein: protein MILGALVIVTAGYFVFKGAGRASTSSERPETSQEGTAAAMTSMLDQLPNDYATLVSMGNQFMDERNFTVAAEIYRRALSIDGTSPDVRTDYGACLHGMGLAEQALQEFSQVVRNHPEHSVAHYNLAIVYNELGQIDSARYYWQTFLDLEPDGRGSDAARQYLKGLEG from the coding sequence ATGATACTCGGTGCTCTTGTGATCGTGACCGCAGGGTATTTCGTTTTCAAAGGCGCCGGGCGGGCTTCGACGTCCTCGGAACGTCCGGAAACGTCGCAAGAAGGAACCGCAGCGGCTATGACGAGCATGCTCGATCAGCTTCCCAACGATTACGCCACCCTTGTGAGCATGGGTAACCAATTCATGGACGAGAGGAACTTCACGGTCGCCGCCGAGATCTACCGGAGGGCGCTGTCAATCGATGGAACGTCCCCGGACGTGCGCACCGATTACGGTGCCTGCCTGCACGGGATGGGTCTTGCCGAGCAGGCACTCCAGGAGTTCTCTCAGGTTGTGCGCAACCATCCCGAGCACAGCGTCGCGCATTACAACCTCGCGATTGTATACAATGAACTCGGCCAGATCGACTCGGCCCGCTACTACTGGCAAACGTTTCTTGACCTTGAACCGGATGGCCGTGGGTCAGACGCAGCGCGGCAGTACCTTAAGGGCCTCGAGGGGTAG
- a CDS encoding glycosyltransferase family 9 protein, translated as MNRLKPLEKWFKAAFFGVFRRWLRKGQKDFRPLDGRRIRSVLFLRPEKIGDMVISFPVFDGLRKHFPHIRIAILGSPRNYEIIRDDPRFDTVYLYRKNVIGDLFTLLAMRRGGYDCVVDMIGNDSVTALFLSQLCADGKPRIGVGKKAYREYYDFNYDHRMGNTGHIIENTLKLLTALGIDTDTVDPYAIPHIRQEAWKKIDAFLADVSGSPRRPVVGYNLSAGSRTRLWAKEKSLELIQRICDHVEDCRVILITSPADRRRGDELQRLLDRDGILQSPPNLSLTEVSALVARLDLLISPDTSLVHIARAFKVPVVGLYSRYMKNFLLWRPYGQEVGAVVSGNDDNIFDITVDQVFGVFTQVLERFEVVRS; from the coding sequence GTGAACCGGCTTAAACCGCTCGAGAAGTGGTTCAAAGCGGCCTTCTTCGGCGTCTTCCGCCGCTGGCTGCGCAAGGGGCAGAAGGACTTCCGCCCGCTCGACGGCCGGCGGATCCGGTCGGTGCTCTTTCTGAGGCCGGAGAAGATCGGCGACATGGTTATTTCATTCCCGGTCTTTGACGGTCTGAGGAAGCACTTCCCGCACATTCGCATCGCCATTCTCGGTTCGCCCCGCAACTACGAGATCATTCGTGACGACCCCCGGTTCGATACGGTCTACCTTTACCGTAAGAACGTCATCGGCGACCTGTTCACCCTGCTGGCCATGCGGCGCGGCGGGTACGACTGCGTCGTGGACATGATCGGGAACGACTCGGTGACGGCGCTGTTTCTGTCTCAGCTCTGTGCCGACGGCAAGCCGAGAATCGGCGTGGGCAAGAAGGCGTACCGCGAGTACTATGATTTCAATTACGATCACCGCATGGGTAATACCGGGCACATCATTGAAAACACGCTCAAGCTGCTGACCGCCCTCGGCATCGACACCGACACCGTCGACCCTTACGCGATTCCGCATATCCGCCAGGAGGCGTGGAAGAAAATCGATGCCTTCCTGGCAGATGTTTCCGGGAGTCCCCGGCGGCCCGTCGTAGGCTACAACCTGTCGGCCGGATCGCGAACACGACTGTGGGCGAAGGAGAAATCGCTTGAGCTTATTCAGCGCATATGCGACCACGTTGAGGATTGCAGGGTCATTCTCATAACGTCTCCGGCCGATCGGCGGCGCGGCGATGAACTGCAGCGGCTCCTGGACCGGGACGGCATCCTCCAGTCGCCGCCGAATCTGAGTTTGACGGAGGTTTCGGCCCTGGTGGCCCGGCTTGATCTCCTGATTTCGCCTGACACGTCGCTGGTGCACATCGCCCGGGCGTTCAAGGTCCCGGTGGTCGGCCTGTACAGCCGCTACATGAAAAATTTCCTGCTCTGGCGGCCGTACGGCCAGGAGGTAGGGGCGGTCGTGTCCGGCAACGATGACAACATTTTCGACATCACCGTCGACCAGGTGTTCGGCGTGTTCACCCAGGTGCTTGAGCGATTCGAGGTGGTGAGGTCATGA